Proteins from a single region of Pseudodesulfovibrio portus:
- a CDS encoding ABC transporter permease, which produces MTKATNRGEGALLRSLPGHIFQGWMAVSAGLVLLFIAVPLATTLTAPTGEILLETLADPAVLQSVWLSMSTSATAAAIAFVFGTPLAYFLARNDFPGKKIVESLVDLPIMIPHPVVGIALLSLTSPNMWFGEFLRSLGVEIMGTRTGIVCVLVFVGMPFYVNTAKSGMESIPRRMENVSRSLGAGSAATFFRITLPLCWRYMLVGMIMCMARAISEFGAIIIVAYHPMIAPVLMYERFTAYGLTYSQPVAVILIVVSMLFFLLLRSMSLTKSEAR; this is translated from the coding sequence ATGACCAAAGCAACCAACCGTGGGGAGGGGGCGCTCCTGCGCTCCCTCCCCGGACACATTTTCCAGGGATGGATGGCGGTCTCGGCGGGCCTGGTCCTGCTGTTCATCGCCGTTCCCCTGGCCACCACCCTGACCGCGCCCACCGGCGAAATCCTGCTGGAGACCCTGGCCGATCCCGCCGTGCTCCAATCGGTCTGGCTGTCCATGTCCACTTCGGCCACGGCTGCGGCCATCGCCTTCGTCTTCGGCACGCCGCTCGCCTACTTCCTGGCCCGCAACGATTTTCCCGGCAAGAAGATCGTGGAGAGCCTGGTGGACCTGCCGATAATGATCCCCCACCCGGTGGTGGGCATCGCCCTGCTCAGCCTGACCAGCCCCAACATGTGGTTCGGCGAATTCCTGCGTTCCCTGGGCGTGGAGATCATGGGCACCAGGACCGGCATCGTGTGCGTGCTGGTGTTCGTGGGCATGCCCTTTTACGTGAACACGGCCAAATCCGGCATGGAATCCATCCCCCGGCGCATGGAGAACGTGTCCCGCTCCCTGGGCGCCGGGTCAGCGGCCACCTTTTTCCGCATCACCCTGCCCCTGTGCTGGAGGTACATGCTGGTGGGCATGATCATGTGCATGGCCCGCGCCATCTCCGAATTCGGGGCCATCATCATCGTGGCCTACCACCCCATGATCGCCCCGGTGCTGATGTACGAGCGGTTCACCGCATACGGACTGACCTATTCCCAGCCCGTGGCCGTCATCCTCATCGTGGTCAGCATGCTCTTCTTCCTGCTGCTCAGGTCCATGTCGCTGACCAAGTCGGAGGCGCGATGA
- a CDS encoding ABC transporter ATP-binding protein has product MIRLDKLRMNLPGFTLNDVDLHVREGEFFALMGSTGSGKTLVLESVAGLTRLDSGTVTIGGRDVTTLPPEARRVSLVYQDHALFPHLTVLQNVMYGQRYHGIDKEEGRREARALLDALGLSRLEKRKPARLSGGEKQRTAMARALACCPDVVLLDEPLSSLDPQFRGELRRTLKEIHDHLGATFLMVTHDFTDAMVLAERGAVIKDGALHQQDTVANIFRRPATPFTASFVGMTNVFPASYERGCCTFAEHTFDGLPELPGWRKGFAALRPEDVIVGAACDFPSGWQVMEGSVERLEREGFVWTAAVRCGDRTMTAVVDRHMVLNRGLGEGSSVTVGFAGEHLHHMPEAI; this is encoded by the coding sequence ATGATCAGGCTTGACAAACTGCGCATGAACCTGCCCGGCTTCACCTTGAACGACGTGGACCTGCACGTGCGCGAGGGGGAATTCTTCGCGCTCATGGGGTCCACGGGCTCGGGCAAGACCCTGGTACTCGAATCCGTGGCCGGACTGACCCGGCTGGATTCCGGCACCGTGACCATCGGCGGGCGGGACGTGACGACGCTGCCGCCCGAAGCCCGCCGGGTGAGCCTGGTCTACCAGGACCACGCCCTGTTCCCGCACCTGACCGTGCTGCAAAACGTCATGTACGGACAGCGCTACCACGGCATAGACAAGGAGGAGGGACGGCGCGAGGCCCGCGCATTGCTGGACGCCCTGGGGCTGTCCCGATTGGAAAAGAGGAAGCCCGCCCGACTCTCCGGCGGCGAAAAGCAGCGCACGGCCATGGCCCGCGCCCTGGCCTGCTGCCCGGACGTGGTCCTCCTGGACGAACCGCTCTCCTCCCTGGACCCGCAGTTCCGGGGCGAGCTGCGGCGCACCCTCAAGGAAATCCACGACCACCTGGGGGCCACCTTCCTCATGGTCACCCACGACTTTACCGACGCCATGGTCCTGGCCGAGCGCGGGGCGGTCATCAAGGACGGCGCCCTGCACCAGCAGGACACCGTGGCCAACATCTTCCGCCGCCCGGCCACCCCGTTCACGGCCTCCTTCGTCGGCATGACCAACGTGTTCCCGGCCAGCTATGAGCGGGGATGCTGCACCTTTGCCGAGCACACCTTCGACGGATTGCCGGAGCTCCCCGGATGGCGCAAGGGGTTCGCGGCACTGCGACCCGAGGACGTCATCGTGGGCGCGGCCTGCGACTTCCCGTCGGGCTGGCAGGTCATGGAGGGATCGGTGGAAAGGCTGGAACGCGAGGGGTTCGTCTGGACGGCGGCGGTGCGCTGCGGCGACCGGACAATGACCGCCGTGGTGGACCGCCACATGGTCCTCAACCGGGGACTGGGCGAGGGCTCATCCGTGACCGTCGGCTTTGCCGGGGAACACCTGCACCACATGCCCGAAGCAATCTGA
- a CDS encoding DMT family transporter, with amino-acid sequence MFRIVLIGVLAAFFFSSTFVLNRAMSLEGGHWVWSASLRYFWMLGLLGLWLALTGKARLGLDALRLFFRHWVFWVVAGSVGFGVFYALITFSSVFAPGWVVAATWQTTILATPLVLLGFGRRVPLKALALTLIIFAGVVLVNVEQASATSVREVLWGALPVLAAAFAYPFGNQLVWEARVGEKSFVPVIDHPAMDDAFCRVLLLTLGSMPLWIGLILFTAPPLPSMGQVAQTGIVAVCSGVIATSLFLVARHTARTTAELAAADCTQSMEVVFSLAGEAVLLGHAMPGSLGWAGIGLTMLGLTLYVTVQSRS; translated from the coding sequence ATGTTCCGCATCGTGCTCATCGGCGTCCTGGCCGCGTTCTTTTTCAGCTCCACCTTTGTCCTCAATCGGGCCATGTCTCTGGAGGGCGGGCATTGGGTGTGGTCGGCCAGCCTACGCTATTTCTGGATGCTCGGCCTGCTCGGCCTGTGGCTGGCGCTGACCGGCAAGGCGCGGCTGGGCCTGGACGCGCTGAGATTGTTTTTCCGGCATTGGGTGTTCTGGGTCGTTGCCGGTTCCGTGGGCTTCGGCGTGTTCTATGCGCTGATCACCTTCAGCTCGGTGTTCGCGCCCGGCTGGGTGGTGGCGGCCACCTGGCAGACCACGATCCTGGCCACGCCGCTGGTGCTCCTCGGCTTCGGGCGCAGGGTGCCGCTCAAGGCGTTGGCCCTGACCCTGATCATCTTTGCGGGCGTGGTCCTGGTCAACGTGGAACAGGCCTCTGCCACCAGCGTGCGCGAGGTCTTGTGGGGCGCGCTGCCCGTGCTGGCGGCGGCCTTTGCCTACCCCTTCGGCAACCAGCTGGTATGGGAGGCCCGTGTAGGCGAGAAATCCTTTGTCCCGGTCATCGACCATCCGGCCATGGACGACGCCTTTTGCCGGGTGCTGCTCCTGACCCTGGGCTCCATGCCGTTATGGATCGGGCTGATCCTGTTCACCGCGCCGCCCCTGCCGAGTATGGGCCAGGTGGCCCAGACCGGCATCGTGGCCGTCTGCTCCGGGGTCATCGCCACGTCCCTGTTCCTGGTGGCCCGGCACACGGCCCGGACCACGGCGGAACTGGCCGCCGCCGACTGCACCCAGTCCATGGAGGTGGTCTTCTCGCTGGCGGGCGAGGCGGTCCTGCTGGGTCACGCCATGCCCGGCTCCCTCGGCTGGGCGGGCATCGGCCTGACCATGCTCGGTCTGACCCTGTACGTGACGGTGCAGAGCCGCAGCTAG
- a CDS encoding ATP-binding protein → MKIPFIRQSTIDYWNECRTHGLSLFDFIHGYVYSRWCFHYIGLAGDRGPWWRWLWAPLVFIIDKHSPFHPTEDNRTGDPNQKKPTWGDQYHGKPLPLEEATKLIRLDRPVNTELPEQVLPYTRCRDIVLNGNPRLVLLDCPCRAGMKNPCTPTEVCVLVGDPFAGFMLEHHPDKTREITREEALRIIRQEQARGHVSHAFFKDIALGRFYAICNCCSCCCGAMKAQRHGMNMLCSSGYLAEVDPDKCVKCGTCAEKCQFKAIGFNKESAFIREDRCMGCGVCTLSCSKDALRLRLAPEKGAPILVDEL, encoded by the coding sequence ATGAAGATACCGTTCATCAGACAATCCACCATCGACTACTGGAACGAATGCAGGACCCACGGCCTGTCCCTGTTCGACTTCATCCACGGCTACGTCTACAGCCGCTGGTGCTTCCACTATATCGGCCTGGCCGGGGACAGGGGCCCGTGGTGGCGCTGGCTCTGGGCCCCGCTGGTCTTCATCATCGACAAGCACTCGCCGTTCCATCCCACCGAAGACAACCGAACCGGCGACCCCAACCAGAAAAAGCCGACCTGGGGCGACCAGTACCACGGCAAGCCCCTGCCGCTTGAAGAAGCCACGAAGCTGATCAGGCTCGATCGCCCGGTGAATACGGAACTCCCTGAGCAGGTCCTGCCCTACACCCGGTGCCGGGACATCGTCCTGAACGGCAATCCGCGCCTCGTGCTCCTGGACTGTCCCTGCCGTGCGGGGATGAAAAACCCCTGTACACCCACGGAAGTCTGTGTGCTGGTGGGCGATCCGTTCGCCGGATTCATGCTCGAACACCACCCGGACAAGACGCGCGAGATCACCCGCGAGGAAGCCCTCAGGATCATCCGCCAGGAACAGGCGCGCGGCCACGTGTCCCACGCCTTTTTCAAGGACATCGCGCTGGGCCGGTTCTACGCCATCTGCAATTGCTGCTCCTGCTGCTGCGGGGCCATGAAGGCGCAGCGCCACGGCATGAACATGCTCTGCTCGTCCGGCTACCTGGCCGAGGTGGACCCGGATAAATGCGTCAAGTGCGGCACCTGCGCCGAGAAGTGCCAGTTCAAGGCCATCGGCTTCAACAAGGAGTCGGCCTTCATCCGCGAGGACCGATGCATGGGCTGCGGGGTCTGCACCCTGTCATGCAGCAAGGACGCCCTCAGGCTCAGACTCGCCCCGGAAAAAGGCGCGCCGATTTTGGTGGACGAGTTGTAA
- a CDS encoding pancreas/duodenum homeobox protein 1, with protein MSRYGDIFTDEKLRAIFPSQRTDDFFEALFGDAEEGSYDIELGYVGANDAALDFELRLSQRPGKCLACNLTYGLPQVFARHPVINVNGIADAVAEAVGSASASWQFGVTREMSRELHVIPLTITLG; from the coding sequence ATGAGCCGATACGGCGATATCTTTACCGACGAGAAGCTGCGGGCGATTTTCCCGTCCCAGCGCACGGATGACTTTTTCGAGGCTTTGTTCGGCGATGCCGAGGAGGGGAGCTACGACATCGAACTCGGCTATGTCGGGGCCAACGACGCCGCTCTGGATTTCGAACTGCGGCTCAGCCAGCGCCCCGGCAAGTGTTTGGCCTGCAACCTGACGTACGGCCTGCCCCAGGTCTTTGCCCGTCATCCGGTCATCAACGTGAACGGCATAGCCGACGCCGTGGCCGAAGCCGTGGGCAGCGCCTCCGCGTCCTGGCAGTTCGGCGTCACCCGTGAGATGTCACGGGAACTGCACGTCATCCCGCTGACCATCACCCTCGGCTAG
- a CDS encoding DUF401 family protein, with translation MESIIVKLMPFAKVLFAFLLMLAGMRFKVGLGLSIMAGGVAMGFLFGMAPLPLIKAGALALTQEKFHFLMAIVGLILILSDAMERSGQSKRLMEALSGFLTSPRLRLVFFPALIGLLPMPGGAVFSAPMVKTVSEDMKIRNSDRAVLNYWFRHVWELIWPLYPGIILTVALADIQIIDLISHTWPGTPAMLLIGWFFFLRPGVLGASDIAMPELPGGRSKSAALREGLPLLTAIIGAVGLETVIAAFAPSVPFELGVVAALLGAVVCVMIQNTQLGLKFLRDVLTKKSLWSMVFVIVSIFVFKDIMQAAGVVQEMANKAGGEAALFASAAFLPFLVGLVAGINVAFVGATFPLLLGVLGSLGMQDQMIPYLVLATFCGFTGVMISPIHICFILTCQYFQCDLMRTWRKVVWPSLSFLACGVALFLVLI, from the coding sequence GTGGAATCGATCATCGTCAAGCTCATGCCGTTCGCCAAGGTCCTGTTTGCCTTCCTGCTCATGCTCGCCGGGATGCGGTTCAAGGTCGGCCTGGGGTTGTCCATCATGGCCGGGGGCGTGGCCATGGGCTTCCTGTTCGGCATGGCCCCGCTGCCCCTGATCAAGGCCGGGGCGCTCGCCCTGACCCAGGAGAAATTTCATTTTCTGATGGCCATCGTGGGCCTGATCCTCATCTTGTCCGACGCCATGGAGCGGTCCGGCCAGTCCAAAAGGCTCATGGAGGCGTTGTCGGGGTTCCTGACCAGCCCGAGGCTGCGGCTGGTGTTTTTCCCCGCCCTCATCGGGCTTCTGCCCATGCCCGGCGGTGCGGTTTTTTCCGCGCCCATGGTCAAGACCGTGTCCGAGGACATGAAGATCCGCAACTCGGACCGGGCCGTGCTCAACTACTGGTTCCGGCACGTCTGGGAACTGATCTGGCCGCTCTATCCCGGCATCATCCTGACCGTGGCCCTGGCCGACATCCAGATCATCGACCTCATTTCCCATACCTGGCCGGGCACTCCGGCCATGCTGCTCATCGGCTGGTTCTTCTTTCTCAGGCCGGGCGTACTCGGAGCGAGCGACATCGCCATGCCGGAGCTGCCCGGCGGGCGGAGCAAGTCGGCGGCCCTGCGGGAGGGCTTGCCGCTTCTGACGGCCATCATCGGGGCCGTGGGGCTGGAAACCGTCATCGCCGCCTTTGCCCCGTCCGTCCCGTTCGAGCTGGGCGTGGTCGCGGCCCTGCTCGGTGCCGTGGTCTGCGTCATGATCCAGAACACCCAACTCGGCCTGAAGTTCCTGCGCGACGTGCTGACCAAGAAATCGCTGTGGTCCATGGTCTTCGTCATCGTCTCCATTTTCGTGTTCAAGGACATCATGCAGGCTGCGGGCGTGGTCCAGGAGATGGCCAACAAGGCGGGCGGCGAAGCGGCCCTGTTCGCGTCGGCGGCCTTCCTGCCCTTCCTGGTTGGCCTGGTGGCGGGCATCAACGTGGCCTTTGTGGGCGCAACCTTCCCGCTGCTCCTCGGCGTGCTGGGGTCGCTCGGCATGCAGGATCAGATGATCCCCTATCTGGTGCTGGCCACGTTCTGCGGATTCACGGGGGTCATGATCTCGCCCATCCACATCTGCTTCATCCTGACCTGCCAGTATTTCCAGTGCGACCTCATGCGCACATGGCGCAAGGTGGTCTGGCCGAGCCTGTCCTTCCTGGCCTGCGGAGTGGCGCTTTTCCTTGTTCTGATTTGA
- a CDS encoding tetratricopeptide repeat protein encodes MAEKKIDKARRNFLFGAVRRFKNEDPDQPVASTAEVVDVMKEANRLYVEEQWEEARLKYKECLKEDQNDPDVRYRIGVCAYRVGKYRQAKLDFERCLRADPKYMDAFLYLGLTLVRLERPEKAPALWSRYFNPKAVVVQRELNLQLGLLETGVTDPPERIAEAVETAIRESGNNVG; translated from the coding sequence GAAAATCGACAAGGCCCGCCGCAATTTCCTGTTCGGAGCGGTGCGCCGTTTCAAGAACGAGGACCCGGACCAGCCCGTGGCGTCCACGGCCGAGGTCGTCGATGTCATGAAAGAGGCCAATCGGCTCTACGTCGAGGAGCAGTGGGAGGAGGCGCGCCTGAAATACAAGGAGTGCCTCAAGGAGGACCAGAACGACCCGGACGTGCGCTACCGCATCGGGGTCTGCGCCTACAGGGTGGGCAAGTACCGCCAGGCCAAGCTCGACTTCGAGCGGTGCCTGCGGGCCGACCCCAAGTACATGGACGCCTTCCTCTATCTCGGCCTGACCCTGGTCCGCCTGGAGCGGCCGGAAAAGGCCCCGGCCCTGTGGTCACGGTATTTCAACCCCAAGGCCGTGGTGGTCCAGCGCGAACTCAACCTGCAACTCGGCCTGCTCGAAACCGGCGTCACCGACCCGCCGGAGCGCATCGCCGAGGCCGTGGAAACGGCCATCAGGGAGTCCGGCAACAACGTGGGATAG